A window of Procambarus clarkii isolate CNS0578487 chromosome 69, FALCON_Pclarkii_2.0, whole genome shotgun sequence contains these coding sequences:
- the LOC123772231 gene encoding transcription factor sma-9, whose translation MKLVMLLCVAVAVTEARPQVSPQASHAADAASVLAAHDAFHQLWLAEARRNSIPPTAPYLQLTQPSAQTSQLVQLPLEGQAAQEQAQEGQVAQEQAQKGQAAQEQAQEGQVAQEQAQEGQAAQEQAQEEQLAQEQAQVAQEQAQEGQAAQEQAQEEQLAQEQAQEGQQVAQEQAQEGQQVPQEQAQEGQQVAQEQAQEEQLAQEQAQGQVAQEQAQEGQVAQEGQVAQEPQVDQAAEQAVVVLTVETPAVSTTAAPDIAAAFNNFFDLWEAQAARNAIAPGTVIQSNSVQQAAPAQQAAPTQQATSTQQQQQETFVETQAAPTAGGVPDFQTEFAPFHNLWEQEAARSHIASSGADRRHPALSLLPQMEVSVVRDGPSASQAVVGFPSVRFGTTSWSPAALQSSSFGSAGFGSTNFGSSGFGPSLGSTGFSSSGFASPGFGSPSLGSAAFGSSSFGSPSLGSTGFGSSSFGSTSGLPYLVVIPNNPAVGGLRHPY comes from the exons ATGAAGCTTGTG ATGTTGCTGTGTGTGGCGGTGGCGGTGACGGAGGCGCGGCCGCAGGTGTCGCCGCAGGCATCCCATGCGGCAGATGCGGCCAGCGTCCTAGCGGCACACGACGCCTTCCATCAGCTGTGGCTCGCTGAGGCCAGAAGGAACTCTATTCCACCCACGGCGCCTTATCTACAGCTGACGCAGCCGTCGGCGCAGACCTCTCAACTGGTGCAGCTGCCTCTGGAGGGACAGGCGGCTCAAGAACAGGCCCAGGAGGGACAGGTGGCGCAAGAACAGGCCCAGAAGGGACAGGCGGCTCAAGAACAGGCCCAGGAGGGACAGGTGGCGCAAGAACAGGCTCAGGAGGGACAGGCGGCTCAAGAACAGGCCCAAGAAGAACAGTTGGCGCAAGAACAGGCCCAGGTGGCGCAAGAACAGGCACAGGAGGGACAGGCGGCTCAAGAACAGGCCCAAGAAGAACAGTTGGCACAAGAACAGGCCCAAGAAGGACAGCAGGTGGCGCAAGAACAGGCCCAAGAAGGACAGCAGGTGCCGCAAGAACAGGCCCAAGAAGGACAGCAGGTGGCGCAAGAACAGGCGCAGGAGGAACAGTTGGCACAAGAACAGGCCCAAGGACAGGTGGCACAAGAACAGGCGCAGGAGGGACAGGTGGCACAGGAGGGACAGGTGGCGCAGGAGCCCCAGGTGGATCAAGCAGCAGAGcaagctgtggtggtgctgacagttGAGACTCCGGCAGTAAGTACCACAGCAGCGCCTGATATAGCCGCAGCATTTAACAACTTCTTCGATCTGTGGGAAGCTCAGGCAGCCAGGAATGCAATTGCACCTGGGACAGTAATCCAATCAAATTCCGTGCAGCAGGCAGCGCCAGCACAGCAAGCAGCACCGACACAACAAGCAACATcgacacagcagcaacaacaggagacATTCGTGGAAACGCAGGCAGCGCCCACTGCCGGCGGCGTTCCCGACTTCCAGACAGAGTTCGCACCGTTCCACAACTTATGGGAGCAGGAGGCTGCGAGGAGCCACATCGCTTCTTCAGGGGCAGACCGTCGCCACCCAGCTCTAAGCTTACTGCCTCAG ATGGAGGTGAGCGTTGTGAGAGACGGGCCCTCGGCGAGCCAAGCCGTGGTGGGCTTCCCTtccgtgaggtttgggacaacaaGCTGGAGTCCGGCAGCCTTGCAGTCGTCAAGCTTCGGTTCAGCCGGATTTGGTTCAACAAACTTCGGCTCATCAGGTTTTGGTCCAAGCCTGGGATCGACCGGTTTTAGTTCGTCAGGCTTTGCCTCGCCAGGTTTTGGCTCGCCAAGCTTAGGATCGGCAGCCTTTGGTTCGTCAAGCTTCGGTTCGCCAAGCTTGGGTTCAACAGGCTTCGGTTCGTCGAGTTTTGGATCTACCAGCGGTCTGCCGTACCTCGTAGTCATCCCTAACAACCCGGCGGTTGGCGGCCTTCGACACCCATACTAA